The Daphnia pulicaria isolate SC F1-1A chromosome 12, SC_F0-13Bv2, whole genome shotgun sequence genome contains a region encoding:
- the LOC124316334 gene encoding pyruvate dehydrogenase (acetyl-transferring) kinase, mitochondrial-like, producing the protein MRLTALTASNVRNLSRMLDHYSHFNPSPLSVKQFIDFGRSANEVRSFEFLRKEIPVRLANIMQEINLLPQNLLRMPSVHLVHNWYVKSFKEILEFEDIKSVDNKKLNEFCEALIKIRNRHADVVPTMAKGVIELRESHPVDQTIEHRIHYFLDRFYMSRIGIRMLINQHTLLFGGQMNNTRHIGCIDPNCDVQSVVRDAYENAKFLCDQYYLASPDLEVKEHNNLEPGIPIQIVYVPSHLYHTLFELFKNAMRAVVEHHGAAARDYPPVQVLVIRGKEDVTIKVSDRGGGVTRSDMKNLFHYMYSTAPQPSLSDTDSAPLAGYGYGLPLSRLYARYLLGDLTLTSCEGYGTDAYVFLKAISEEANEMLPVFNHSSTRQYSSPLPTRDWVSFGGGSASSPARVRHLSTKVPGPFD; encoded by the exons ATGAGGCTCACGGCCCTCACTGCCAGCAACGTCCGTAACCTGTCGCGGATGCTGGATCATTATTCCCATTTCAATCCGTCTCCATTGTCCGTCAAGCAGTTTATCGATTTCG GTCGCAGCGCAAATGAAGTCCGATCGTTTGAGTTTCTGCGCAAAGAGATACCCGTTCGCCTTGCCAACATTATGCAAGAGATCAATCTCTTGCCACAGAATCTGCTAAGAATGCCTTCCGTTCATTTGGTCCACAACTGGTATGTCAAGAGTTTCAAAGAAATTCTCGAGTTTGAAGATATCAAAAGCGTCGACAACAAAAAACTTAACGA atTCTGCGAGGCTTTGATCAAGATTAGAAATCGTCACGCCGATGTCGTGCCGACCATGGCCAAAGGTGTGATTGAATTGCGTGAATCGCATCCGGTCGACCAGACGATTGAACATCGAATTCATTACTTTCTCGATCGTTTCTACATGTCCAGGATCGGCATCCGCATGCTCATCAATCAACaca CGCTGCTGTTTGGTGGACAAATGAACAACACCCGACATATCGGCTGCATCGATCCCAATTGCGACGTCCAGTCTGTGGTGCGCGATGCCTATGAAAACGCCAAATTCCTTTGCGATCAGTATTACCTGGCCTCTCCCGATTTGGAAGTCAAAGAACataata ACTTGGAGCCTGGTATTCCCATTCAGATCGTTTATGTACCGTCACACCTCTACCACACATTGTTTGAATTGTTCAAGAACGCCATGAGAGCCGTGGTTGAACATCACGGTGCTGCCGCTCGAGATTATCCACCAGTTCAGGTGCTGGTTATCCGAGGGAAAGAAGATGTTACCATTAAG GTCTCTGATAGAGGTGGAGGTGTCACTCGATCAGACATGAAGAACCTCTTCCATTACATGTACTCCACCGCTCCGCAACCGTCCCTGTCGGATACGGATTCCGCTCCCCTGGCCg GTTACGGTTACGGTTTGCCGCTGTCACGTTTGTATGCTCGCTATCTGCTGGGCGATCTGACTCTGACGTCATGCGAGGGCTACGGCACGGATGCCTACGTCTTTCTCAAGGCCATCAGCGAGGAGGCCAACGAAATGTTGCCCGTTTTCAATCACAGCTCCACTCGTCAGTACAGCTCACCTTTGCCCACTCGCGATTGGGTCAGCTTCGGTGGCGGCTCGGCTTCATCGCCCGCCAGAGTTCGTCACCTGTCCACCAAGGTCCCAGGCCCATTCGATTAA
- the LOC124316513 gene encoding max-like protein X, which translates to MDHRSHMTLIGAESRLSFDGKTEPSSPIDKIGIGDKTPFSRCSSTSSIHTLSSSAQNTDDEDSDCKSTKSYKERRREAHTQAEQKRRDAIKKGYSSLQDLVPTCQQQDPISGYKLSKATVLQRSIDYIQFLQQQKKKQEEELSALRKEVIGLQIMKSNYDQIVKANQTQAGQSENRVPDEMKFQLFQTIMENLFLTFDSMVSAASFVDLSSNVFSWVEEHCKPQSLKNLAVSVLQTLVTGSN; encoded by the exons ATGGACCACAGAAGCCATATGACATTAA TTGGTGCCGAAAGTCGGCTGAGTTTCGACGGAAAAACAGAACCTTCAAGTCCAATAGATAAAATTGGAATTGGTGACAAGACCCCGTTTTCCCGTTGTAGTAGTACCAGCAGCATTCACACTCTTTCTTCCTCTGCACAAAATACAG atGATGAAGACAGTGATTGTAAAAGCACAAAAAGTTACAAGGAGAGAAGACGAGAGGCCCACACTCAGGCAGAGCAAAAGAGAAGGGATGCTATCAAGAAAGGTTACAGCTCTCTGCAGGATCTAGTACCGACATGTCAGCAACAAGATCCAATCAGTGGATATAAACTGAGTAAAGCAACAGTTCTTCAACGATCAATTGATTACATTCAG TTCCTCcagcaacagaaaaagaagcagGAAGAAGAACTATCAGCCTTAAGAAAAGAGGTTATTGGTCTCCAAATCATGAAAAGTAACTATGACCAAATTGTGAAGGCAAACCAGACTCAGGCTGGACAATCTGAGAATAGAGTACCTGATGAGATGAAATTCCAATtg TTCCAAACTATAATGGAAAATCTTTTCCTGACATTTGATTCCATGGTCTCTGCTGCAAGCTTTGTTGACCTGTCGAGTAATGTCTTTTCCTGGGTTGAGGAGCATTGCAAACCACAG AGTTTGAAAAACTTGGCAGTGAGTGTACTTCAGACGCTCGTGACTGGGTCCAATTGA